TAGTTTTAATAGAAGGCGGGAAAGATCCGGCTGAACTAGTGGCCGCTCATCAAGAAAAATTGCTTTTTAATATTTTAGAAAAAGGTATAGAACTTGGAGAATTTTATATAAGAAATTTGATCACAAATTTTGATTTAAGCTCAGCACTTAGTAAGCAAAAGGCTTTAGAAGAGGTACAAAAATACACTTTTAACCTTGAACCTTTAATAGCAAATTCCTACACTACCTTAGTAGCAAATCTTTTGGGTGTAAATGTTAATGATATAAAACTTTCTAAAAATACTAGACAAAATATAAATTTTTTTACTCCTACAAAACAAAATAAAATCAACAACATAAGCGAGTTGGAGCTTTTGAAATTTTTATATGAAAATCAAAAAGCCATAGGACTTTTTAAACTTTTAAGTGCAAAAGAATATTTCTTACATCAAGATATTGCTAAGGCTATTTTAGAACAAAAAGACTTTAATGATCCTAGCATAAGAGAACTTTATGAGATCGAAAATATTAAAATTTTAAACAATTTAGAAGAATTTTTATATGCTATTTGCAAAATTAATTTTGCTCATTTTAACAAATTAAAAAACTTAAATTTAAAACAAGCCTTTAAAAAGCAAATTTATAATTTGCTCAATCAAAATTTAGAAAAAATCAAAAAAAACTATCAAAATGATGAAAATTTTTTTAATCATTTAATGGAAGTTTTAAAAAATGTCCAATTTTTAGATGATGAGGGAAGTTTAGAATTATTTTTAAGTAGATTACAAAAAAATATAAAAGATAAAAAAGCAATTCATTATAACTTTGAAGAAGAAGTTTTTTAAATAAAAACTTACATAAAAATTAAAAAATATTCACTACAATATGCCAAAAATTTCGAAAGGAAAAAATGAAAGCATTAGCACTTTTTAGTGGTGGTCTTGATTCTATGCTTGCTATAAAACTTATAAGCTCTCAAGGCATAGAGGTAAAAGCTTTAAATATCAATATAGGCTTTGGTAGCACAAGCGATAAAAGCGAACTCATGGCAAAACGCGCTGCTATGGCAGGGGCTAGTTTTGAAATGATAGATGTAAGAAATGCATATTTGCAAGAAGTTTTATTTAATCCTCAATATGGTTATGGAAAACATTTTAACCCTTGTATAGATTGTCATGCTTTTATGTTTAAAACCGCTCTTTCTATGTTAAAAGATGAAAACGCAAGTTTTATCATCACAGGAGAAGTAGTTGGTCAACGCCCTATGAGTCAAAGAAATGATGCTATGGCTAAGGTTAAAAAACTAGCACTTGATGAAGAAGATTTAATCTTGCGTCCAATGTGTGCTAAAAATTTACCTTTAACCAAACCTGAGCGTGAAGGTTGGGTTGATAGAGAAAAGTTAGAAAACATCAGCGGAAGAAGTAGAAAAAGACAACTTGAACTAGCTGCCAAATTTGGTTTTGAAGATTTTGAAAGTCCGGGTGGTGGATGTTTACTCACACTTGAGAGTTTTTCAAATAAAATCAAAGATTTTATTAAATTTGATAAAAATATGCAAGTTAATGATGCACAACTTTTAAAATATGGACGCCACTTAAGACTTCCAAATGGCTCTAAAATGATAGTAGGTAGAAATGAGCTAGAAAATCAATTTTTAAAAGAATTAAAAACTCAAAAATATGAAGAATTAAAACTCTTTGATTTAATCGGTGCTTATTCTTTGGTAGATGAAAATATCAATCCGCAAGATCTTGAACTTGCTCTAAGCATAGCACTAACTTATGCTAAAACTCAAAATAATACAAAATACAAAATAGGTTTTAAAGATAAAATTTTCCAAAGTATGGCTTTTGAAGATAAAAATAAAATTCAAGAGTATTTTATAAATTAAACTACCCTTAAAAAGGGTAGTTTTTTTAGAATTTCTTTCTTCTAACTTCTGCTACAATATCAGCCGACATAGAATCAACTTCATTTGCTACAGAATTAGTTGCATGTGCAATTTGTGAGTTTTCTTTAGTTAAACCATCTATTACTGAAACAGATTGATTAATTTGTGAAATTCCTAAAGCTTGTTCTTTAATACTCTCACCCATTTCATTAATAGATTGAACTAAGATATTAGTATTAGCTTCAATCTCACCTAAAGACTTTTGAGTTCTTTCTGCTAGATTTCTAACTTCATCAGCAACAACAGCAAAGCCACGACCATGTTCTCCTGCACGAGCTGCTTCAATAGCAGCATTTAATGCAAGTAGGTTAATTTGATCAGCAATATCTCTAATAACATCAGTTACATCTTTAATATCGCTACTTTGTTTAATAACCTCTTCAGTTCTTGCTGCTACTGCGTTCATAGAAGCACTCATTTCTTCAACAGCAGCTGCGCTTTCTTGTAAAGAATCAGCTTGTTTTTGCGCGCCATCATTAAGCTTTAAAACACTCTCTTTTAAAGCATCAGCTTTAGTTTGAAGCATTTCCCCTTGTTTTAATGAAGCTTGAAGCATTTTTCTTATTTCTTCTCCGACTGCATTAAGCGATTTTTCTATCTCACCATCAGCATACTCAAGTTTATCTGAAAAATCAAGATTTTTAAAACTTTTAAAAACTCTTTCTATTTCATTTAAATCTTTACCAATTTTCATTTGCATATCATCAAGCATTTTATTTAATACTTCTTTTAATTCCACAAGTTTTGGATTAACAGGATTTGCTTTTATTCTTTGAGTAAAATGTCCTTTTTCTATATCACAAGATACTTCTAAGATATTTTGCACAGTTATGTCATCTTTTTCTAAACAAGTATGTATATATTGAACATTATCATTAATCATTAATGCCATTTTTCCAAGTTCATCATTATATCTAGGAATTAAAACCTCAACGGTTGGAAGCTCATGATTTAAGTATCTAAAAAATTTCATTAAATGATCTTGAAGTCTTTGTACTCTTATAGAAACTATTCTTTTTACTGAAGTACCAATCACAACTACTATAACAATTATCGCTATAATAGAATTAATCAAAATAATATTTCTTAAATCCACAATAGAAGCATATACAGATTCATTTGGGACAATAGCCAACATAGCCCAATAAATTCCCGTATTTGGCCATATTTCAAATACTCTTATAGCACCATGATATTCACTACCATCATCTGCTTTATAATCAATAGCTCCTGCATGGATAGTTTTTTGTGCTTCTATTATATGAGCTGTATTTTTATTAACCTCTGTAATCTTTTTTGTAACAAATTCAGCATTTGGATGCGTAGCTATAACACCATTACTTGCTATTAAAATCCTTCTTGCTCCTTGATAAATAGATCTTGAAGAATCATTTAAAAAATCAGCCGTAGGTTTAAGATCAAAAAGCATACCAACAACACCTATAGCCTTTCCTTTTTTATCTGCAATAGGTGCAGCTACATGAACACCTAGAAATTTATTTCCATGTATGTTATACCATCTTGGTTCTCCAAAATATAACTTACCCCCCCATCAAATTTTTTATAGCATTCGTTTTAGCAATCTCTTCACTTGCTGCTAAAGTTTGCATACCGCCAGCATTGTTAATATCTACATCTCTCATTAACACCATAAATTCATTATTATTTGAAAAATATTTTACATCAACACCCAAATTTTTATATGCAGTTCCGTCTTTTAAATAATAATAACCATAAGCTATATCTCCATTTGCATCAATGGCTTCTCCGAGGATATTTTCTATCCTTTTTGGGTTTATAGCACCTTCTGAAATAAGATTGTTTAAAGTTCTTTGTGTACCAATAGTACTGACGAATAAAGACCTAATGCTCGCTTCAGCTTGATTTCCATAACGATGCACAGAAGCTGTGAGTGTATTTTCTATTTGTGTATTTAAAATAGCTGTGGATCTGTTTATAATCAAAAAAGATAAAATACTTAAGATTAAAAC
The DNA window shown above is from Campylobacter lari and carries:
- a CDS encoding MnmA/TRMU family protein; translated protein: MKALALFSGGLDSMLAIKLISSQGIEVKALNINIGFGSTSDKSELMAKRAAMAGASFEMIDVRNAYLQEVLFNPQYGYGKHFNPCIDCHAFMFKTALSMLKDENASFIITGEVVGQRPMSQRNDAMAKVKKLALDEEDLILRPMCAKNLPLTKPEREGWVDREKLENISGRSRKRQLELAAKFGFEDFESPGGGCLLTLESFSNKIKDFIKFDKNMQVNDAQLLKYGRHLRLPNGSKMIVGRNELENQFLKELKTQKYEELKLFDLIGAYSLVDENINPQDLELALSIALTYAKTQNNTKYKIGFKDKIFQSMAFEDKNKIQEYFIN